Proteins from one Pongo abelii isolate AG06213 chromosome 19, NHGRI_mPonAbe1-v2.0_pri, whole genome shotgun sequence genomic window:
- the RSKR gene encoding ribosomal protein S6 kinase-related protein isoform X1: MLMGFCRLEEAGLMSCSIRERNCLYNWDGRFSRERRQRLGMGAVSCRQGQHTQQGEHARVAVPHKQGGNIRGPWARGWKSLWSGVGTIRSDLEELWELRGHRYLHRESLKPAPLLVEKPLPEWPVPQFINLFLPEFPIRPIRGQQQLKILGLVAKGSFGTVLKVLDCTQNAVFAVKVVPKVKVLQRDTVRQCKEEVSIQRQINHPFVHSLGDSWQGKRHLFIMCSYCSTDLYSLWLAVGCFPEASIRLFAAELVLVLCYLHDLGIMHRDVKMENILLDERGHLKLTDFGLSRHVPQGARAYTICGTLQYMAPEVLSGGPYNHAADWWSLGVLLFSLATGKFPVAAERDHVAMLASVTHSDSEIPASLNQGLSLLLHELLCQNPLHRLRYLHHFQVHPFFRGVAFDPELLQKQPVNFVMETLATQPSSAETMPFDDFDCDLESLLYPIPA; encoded by the exons ATGCTGATGGGTTTCTGCAGACTGGAAGAGGCGGGGCTCATGTCATGCAGCATCAGGGAGAGGAATTGCTTATATAACTGGGACGGCAGATTTAgcagagagaggaggcagaggctggggatgGGAGCAGTAAGCTGTCGGCAGGGGCAGCACACCCAGCAGGGGGAACACGCCCGGGTGGCTGTCCCTCACAAG CAGGGTGGCAACATCCGGGGCCCCTGGGCCCGAGGCTGGAAGAGCCTCTGGTCAGGTGTGGGAACCATCAGGTCAGATCTGGAAGAACTCTGGGAACTACGGGGGCATCGCTATCTGCACCGGGAGTCCCTAAAGCCAGCCCCACTACTGGTAGAGAAGCCTCTGCCAGAGTGGCCAGTGCCTCAGTTCATCAACCTCTTTCTACCAGAGTTTCCCATTAGGCCCATTAGGGGGCAGCAGCAGCTGAAG ATTTTAGGCCTTGTGGCTAAAGGCTCCTTTGGAACTGTCCTCAAGGTGCTAGATTGCACCCAGAATGCTGTATTTGCAGTGAAG GTGGTGCCCAAGGTAAAGGTCCTACAGAGGGACACCGTGAGGCAGTGCAAAGAGGAGGTTAGCATCCAG CGACAGATCAACCATCCCTTTGTACACAGCTTGGGGGACAGCTGGCAGGGAAAACGGCACCTTTTCATTA TGTGTAGCTACTGCAGCACAGATCTGTACTCCCTTTGGTTGGCTGTTGGCTGCTTTCCTGAGGCTTCCATCCGTCTCTTTGCTGCCGAGTTGGTCCTGGTACTGT GTTATCTCCATGACTTGGGCATCATGCATCGAGATGTGAAG ATGGAGAATATTCTTCTAGATGAACGAG GCCATCTGAAACTGACAGACTTTGGTCTGTCCCGCCACGTGCCCCAGGGAGCTCGAGCCTACACTATCTGTGGCACTCTTCAGTACATGG CCCCAGAGGTCCTAAGTGGAGGACCTTACAACCATGCTGCTGATTGGTGGTCCCTGGGTGTCTTGCTTTTCTCTCTGGCGACTGGAAAG TTTCCAGTGGCTGCAGAGAGAGATCATGTGGCCATGTTGGCAAGTGTGACCCACAGTGACTCTGAGATCCCAGCTTCTCTTAACCAGGGCCTCTCACTCCTGCTCCATGAG CTCTTATGCCAGAACCCCCTCCATCGTCTACGTTATCTGCATCACTTCCAGGTCCACCCTTTCTTTCGGGGTGTGGCCTTTGACCCAGAGCTCCTACAGAAGCAGCCAGTGAACTTCGTCATGGAGACACTAGCTACCCAGCCCAGTTCAGCGGAGACCATGCCCTTCGACGACTTTGACTGTGATCTGGAGTCCTTGCTCTACCCTATCCCTGCTTGA
- the RSKR gene encoding ribosomal protein S6 kinase-related protein isoform X3, whose protein sequence is MLMGFCRLEEAGLMSCSIRERNCLYNWDGRFSRERRQRLGMGAVSCRQGQHTQQGEHARVAVPHKQGGNIRGPWARGWKSLWSGVGTIRSDLEELWELRGHRYLHRESLKPAPLLVEKPLPEWPVPQFINLFLPEFPIRPIRGQQQLKILGLVAKGSFGTVLKVLDCTQNAVFAVKVVPKVKVLQRDTVRQCKEEVSIQRQINHPFVHSLGDSWQGKRHLFIMCSYCSTDLYSLWLAVGCFPEASIRLFAAELVLVLCYLHDLGIMHRDVKMENILLDERGHLKLTDFGLSRHVPQGARAYTICGTLQYMAPEVLSGGPYNHAADWWSLGVLLFSLATGKLLCQNPLHRLRYLHHFQVHPFFRGVAFDPELLQKQPVNFVMETLATQPSSAETMPFDDFDCDLESLLYPIPA, encoded by the exons ATGCTGATGGGTTTCTGCAGACTGGAAGAGGCGGGGCTCATGTCATGCAGCATCAGGGAGAGGAATTGCTTATATAACTGGGACGGCAGATTTAgcagagagaggaggcagaggctggggatgGGAGCAGTAAGCTGTCGGCAGGGGCAGCACACCCAGCAGGGGGAACACGCCCGGGTGGCTGTCCCTCACAAG CAGGGTGGCAACATCCGGGGCCCCTGGGCCCGAGGCTGGAAGAGCCTCTGGTCAGGTGTGGGAACCATCAGGTCAGATCTGGAAGAACTCTGGGAACTACGGGGGCATCGCTATCTGCACCGGGAGTCCCTAAAGCCAGCCCCACTACTGGTAGAGAAGCCTCTGCCAGAGTGGCCAGTGCCTCAGTTCATCAACCTCTTTCTACCAGAGTTTCCCATTAGGCCCATTAGGGGGCAGCAGCAGCTGAAG ATTTTAGGCCTTGTGGCTAAAGGCTCCTTTGGAACTGTCCTCAAGGTGCTAGATTGCACCCAGAATGCTGTATTTGCAGTGAAG GTGGTGCCCAAGGTAAAGGTCCTACAGAGGGACACCGTGAGGCAGTGCAAAGAGGAGGTTAGCATCCAG CGACAGATCAACCATCCCTTTGTACACAGCTTGGGGGACAGCTGGCAGGGAAAACGGCACCTTTTCATTA TGTGTAGCTACTGCAGCACAGATCTGTACTCCCTTTGGTTGGCTGTTGGCTGCTTTCCTGAGGCTTCCATCCGTCTCTTTGCTGCCGAGTTGGTCCTGGTACTGT GTTATCTCCATGACTTGGGCATCATGCATCGAGATGTGAAG ATGGAGAATATTCTTCTAGATGAACGAG GCCATCTGAAACTGACAGACTTTGGTCTGTCCCGCCACGTGCCCCAGGGAGCTCGAGCCTACACTATCTGTGGCACTCTTCAGTACATGG CCCCAGAGGTCCTAAGTGGAGGACCTTACAACCATGCTGCTGATTGGTGGTCCCTGGGTGTCTTGCTTTTCTCTCTGGCGACTGGAAAG CTCTTATGCCAGAACCCCCTCCATCGTCTACGTTATCTGCATCACTTCCAGGTCCACCCTTTCTTTCGGGGTGTGGCCTTTGACCCAGAGCTCCTACAGAAGCAGCCAGTGAACTTCGTCATGGAGACACTAGCTACCCAGCCCAGTTCAGCGGAGACCATGCCCTTCGACGACTTTGACTGTGATCTGGAGTCCTTGCTCTACCCTATCCCTGCTTGA
- the RSKR gene encoding ribosomal protein S6 kinase-related protein isoform X2 codes for MLMGFCRLEEAGLMSCSIRERNCLYNWDGRFSRERRQRLGMGAVSCRQGQHTQQGEHARVAVPHKQGGNIRGPWARGWKSLWSGVGTIRSDLEELWELRGHRYLHRESLKPAPLLVEKPLPEWPVPQFINLFLPEFPIRPIRGQQQLKILGLVAKGSFGTVLKVLDCTQNAVFAVKVVPKVKVLQRDTVRQCKEEVSIQRQINHPFVHSLGDSWQGKRHLFISYLHDLGIMHRDVKMENILLDERGHLKLTDFGLSRHVPQGARAYTICGTLQYMAPEVLSGGPYNHAADWWSLGVLLFSLATGKFPVAAERDHVAMLASVTHSDSEIPASLNQGLSLLLHELLCQNPLHRLRYLHHFQVHPFFRGVAFDPELLQKQPVNFVMETLATQPSSAETMPFDDFDCDLESLLYPIPA; via the exons ATGCTGATGGGTTTCTGCAGACTGGAAGAGGCGGGGCTCATGTCATGCAGCATCAGGGAGAGGAATTGCTTATATAACTGGGACGGCAGATTTAgcagagagaggaggcagaggctggggatgGGAGCAGTAAGCTGTCGGCAGGGGCAGCACACCCAGCAGGGGGAACACGCCCGGGTGGCTGTCCCTCACAAG CAGGGTGGCAACATCCGGGGCCCCTGGGCCCGAGGCTGGAAGAGCCTCTGGTCAGGTGTGGGAACCATCAGGTCAGATCTGGAAGAACTCTGGGAACTACGGGGGCATCGCTATCTGCACCGGGAGTCCCTAAAGCCAGCCCCACTACTGGTAGAGAAGCCTCTGCCAGAGTGGCCAGTGCCTCAGTTCATCAACCTCTTTCTACCAGAGTTTCCCATTAGGCCCATTAGGGGGCAGCAGCAGCTGAAG ATTTTAGGCCTTGTGGCTAAAGGCTCCTTTGGAACTGTCCTCAAGGTGCTAGATTGCACCCAGAATGCTGTATTTGCAGTGAAG GTGGTGCCCAAGGTAAAGGTCCTACAGAGGGACACCGTGAGGCAGTGCAAAGAGGAGGTTAGCATCCAG CGACAGATCAACCATCCCTTTGTACACAGCTTGGGGGACAGCTGGCAGGGAAAACGGCACCTTTTCATTA GTTATCTCCATGACTTGGGCATCATGCATCGAGATGTGAAG ATGGAGAATATTCTTCTAGATGAACGAG GCCATCTGAAACTGACAGACTTTGGTCTGTCCCGCCACGTGCCCCAGGGAGCTCGAGCCTACACTATCTGTGGCACTCTTCAGTACATGG CCCCAGAGGTCCTAAGTGGAGGACCTTACAACCATGCTGCTGATTGGTGGTCCCTGGGTGTCTTGCTTTTCTCTCTGGCGACTGGAAAG TTTCCAGTGGCTGCAGAGAGAGATCATGTGGCCATGTTGGCAAGTGTGACCCACAGTGACTCTGAGATCCCAGCTTCTCTTAACCAGGGCCTCTCACTCCTGCTCCATGAG CTCTTATGCCAGAACCCCCTCCATCGTCTACGTTATCTGCATCACTTCCAGGTCCACCCTTTCTTTCGGGGTGTGGCCTTTGACCCAGAGCTCCTACAGAAGCAGCCAGTGAACTTCGTCATGGAGACACTAGCTACCCAGCCCAGTTCAGCGGAGACCATGCCCTTCGACGACTTTGACTGTGATCTGGAGTCCTTGCTCTACCCTATCCCTGCTTGA